The Gemmatimonadaceae bacterium genome contains a region encoding:
- a CDS encoding DUF488 family protein: MAIRVIRLGSPRLRNEGLRLGTVRRPPRGVRKESYAREDYFDLWLPDLAPSAPLVSWALSEPFTKKRWARYAKSYRQEMKRPEARRLIALLAAFSSKSDFSVGCYCEDEARCHRSLLREILVESGATVAATPQHNMGTK; the protein is encoded by the coding sequence ATGGCCATACGTGTGATTCGACTGGGAAGCCCGCGGCTCCGCAACGAAGGACTTCGGCTTGGCACGGTGCGGCGACCACCGCGCGGAGTCCGCAAGGAGAGCTACGCGAGAGAGGACTATTTCGACCTCTGGCTTCCCGATCTTGCTCCGAGCGCGCCACTTGTCTCGTGGGCCTTGTCCGAGCCGTTTACCAAGAAGCGCTGGGCGAGGTACGCTAAGAGCTACCGGCAGGAGATGAAGAGGCCGGAGGCCCGCCGGCTGATCGCTCTGCTCGCTGCCTTTTCGTCGAAGTCCGATTTCTCGGTTGGCTGCTACTGCGAGGACGAAGCGCGGTGCCATCGCTCGCTGCTCAGGGAAATTCTCGTTGAGTCCGGCGCAACTGTGGCCGCAACACCGCAGCACAACATGGGTACTAAATAG
- a CDS encoding MmcQ/YjbR family DNA-binding protein, with amino-acid sequence MPRKKLKEAPQSPLDQLRSICLGFPEAHEVEAWGEPTFRVKNKLFAMYASSGTHHGAGRPSVWVKSTPVNQDLLVRWQPARYFVPPYVGPSGWVGVYLDKRPSWKTIADILQDAYLLIAPKKLRAKTKH; translated from the coding sequence ATGCCCCGGAAAAAGCTGAAGGAAGCCCCACAATCTCCGCTCGACCAGCTGCGCTCCATCTGCCTCGGCTTTCCGGAAGCACACGAGGTCGAAGCGTGGGGTGAGCCGACGTTTCGCGTGAAGAACAAGCTCTTCGCGATGTATGCGAGCTCCGGTACCCATCACGGAGCCGGCAGGCCAAGCGTCTGGGTGAAATCGACGCCCGTCAACCAGGATCTGCTTGTTCGGTGGCAACCGGCGCGCTATTTCGTGCCACCCTACGTCGGCCCGAGCGGCTGGGTCGGCGTCTATCTCGACAAGCGGCCGAGCTGGAAAACGATCGCGGATATTCTCCAGGATGCATATCTGCTGATTGCCCCGAAGAAGCTCAGGGCGAAAACGAAGCACTAA
- the ppk1 gene encoding polyphosphate kinase 1, whose product MPGETLRSIRELIKRPPHSFRYELRSKQHLQELATSPLPLGVDSTAPAASQHRDLYLDTVEDTLRKRNIVCRLRLCADDTRVLSLRIGSAGYGEDGRVDSRVDASEVAAAIAENTTAGRRLRALIDPASLIVRIELETERLTRNADFSWLRQPRMKLHYDYIVVRRGRMSASFRQFCIHRRHGKTEGMDRLASAFEREHHLRPIPGGPRDRAELLLKWKGGGDKENTSERSAVVAPAPSGTPKEIPEFLNPELSLLAFQSRVLTLAENRQTPLKERLKFLSIVSANLDEFFMVRMAGLRRAAREQYEEQCDDGLTRGEQVRLIAEHVASITERQTRCLDECLAELARLGVRIVRWDDLDAGQRSALRAECREQIYPSLTPMAVTLSPGHPLPHLPHLTLALAVVMRDPATGRIHLAELELPPDVPRFLQAPGKSGHVITIEEVIRSNIDLLYPDRQIEGVYGFRVTRGGDLDLDEAAADDLIEAVADAAERRHYNPAVRVEVEREMPDFVRSLLLGNLKRETPDEEAELEPADVNEASGLLDLRSLTRLPVPTDPSLSYEPFQAAQHFGEGESILDAVRDGDLIFHHPFDSFASTVVRYLREAAADPDVTAIKITLYRVGDSSAIVDALLDAARNGKKVVAFVELKARFDEEHNVAWARKLERAGGHVVSGLVGIKNHAKVALVIKRENGRMRSYVHVGTGNYNSKSGREYTDLSLFSAREEITADAADLFNALTGGSLPPTGLSRGALVAPHQMRDAILTMIEREAAHARAGRPARITAKVNGLSDAEVVRALLYASSDGVTVDLIVRGICTLRPGVPGRSERIRVVSIVGRLLEHSRIYRFENDGVPEVFIGSADLRPRNLRRRVELLVPVVQREHQQQLDRILDLYLNDPTGWDLTSSGEYVPRRGKGPGAQEALIASLDAVASAAEAT is encoded by the coding sequence GTGCCTGGGGAGACGCTGAGATCGATCCGTGAGCTGATCAAGCGGCCGCCACACTCCTTCAGGTACGAGCTGCGCTCGAAGCAGCACTTGCAGGAGCTGGCGACTTCACCACTTCCGCTGGGAGTAGACTCTACCGCACCGGCCGCGTCACAGCATCGCGACCTGTACCTCGACACGGTCGAGGACACGCTCCGCAAGCGTAACATCGTCTGCCGGCTTCGACTGTGCGCGGACGACACGCGCGTGCTGTCACTGCGCATCGGATCAGCCGGCTACGGTGAGGACGGCCGCGTGGATTCTCGTGTCGACGCCTCTGAAGTCGCGGCGGCGATTGCCGAGAACACTACTGCCGGCCGTCGCCTGCGCGCGCTCATCGATCCGGCTTCTTTGATCGTCCGGATCGAGCTCGAGACCGAGCGGCTCACACGAAACGCTGATTTCAGCTGGCTTCGCCAGCCGAGGATGAAGCTGCACTACGACTATATCGTCGTCCGTCGCGGCCGAATGTCAGCCAGCTTTCGACAATTCTGCATCCATCGCCGGCACGGAAAAACCGAGGGCATGGACCGCCTCGCCAGCGCATTCGAGCGGGAGCATCACCTGCGTCCGATTCCGGGAGGCCCGCGCGATCGCGCCGAGCTTCTGCTCAAGTGGAAAGGTGGCGGGGACAAGGAGAACACGTCGGAACGATCGGCCGTCGTGGCGCCCGCGCCGAGCGGTACTCCCAAGGAGATTCCGGAATTCCTGAATCCGGAGCTCAGTCTGCTCGCTTTTCAGAGTCGCGTTCTCACGCTTGCCGAGAACAGACAGACACCTCTGAAAGAGCGGCTCAAGTTCCTGTCGATCGTCAGCGCGAATCTCGACGAGTTCTTCATGGTCCGCATGGCGGGGTTGAGACGCGCCGCGCGCGAGCAGTACGAGGAGCAGTGCGACGATGGCCTCACGCGCGGCGAGCAGGTGCGGCTGATTGCCGAGCACGTTGCGTCGATCACGGAACGCCAGACCCGGTGTCTCGACGAGTGTCTCGCCGAACTCGCCAGACTCGGTGTTCGCATCGTGCGGTGGGACGACCTCGACGCCGGGCAGCGCTCAGCGCTAAGAGCCGAATGCCGCGAGCAGATTTACCCCTCGCTCACGCCGATGGCCGTGACCCTGAGTCCCGGTCATCCGCTTCCACACCTTCCGCATCTCACGCTGGCGCTGGCCGTAGTCATGCGCGATCCAGCTACGGGGCGAATTCATCTTGCGGAGCTGGAGCTGCCCCCGGACGTTCCGCGATTCCTCCAGGCTCCGGGAAAGTCCGGGCACGTGATCACGATAGAAGAGGTAATTCGCTCGAACATCGACCTCCTCTATCCTGACCGGCAGATCGAGGGGGTTTACGGTTTTCGAGTGACACGCGGGGGTGATCTCGATCTCGATGAGGCAGCGGCGGACGATCTCATCGAGGCCGTCGCCGATGCGGCCGAGCGGCGGCACTACAACCCCGCGGTGCGCGTGGAAGTCGAGCGGGAGATGCCCGATTTCGTCCGCAGCCTGCTCCTCGGAAACCTCAAGCGCGAGACGCCGGACGAGGAAGCCGAGCTCGAGCCTGCCGACGTCAACGAGGCATCCGGACTCCTCGACCTGCGCAGTCTGACGCGGCTCCCGGTGCCGACGGACCCGTCGCTATCCTACGAGCCGTTCCAGGCGGCCCAGCATTTTGGAGAAGGCGAATCGATACTGGATGCAGTGCGGGACGGCGACCTGATCTTCCACCATCCGTTCGACTCGTTTGCTTCGACTGTCGTGAGATATCTGCGCGAGGCGGCGGCCGACCCCGACGTGACCGCCATCAAGATCACGCTTTACAGAGTAGGTGATTCGTCGGCGATCGTGGATGCGCTTCTCGATGCGGCGCGGAACGGCAAGAAGGTCGTTGCGTTTGTCGAGCTGAAGGCACGCTTCGACGAGGAGCACAACGTCGCCTGGGCGCGTAAGCTCGAGCGCGCGGGTGGTCACGTAGTATCGGGACTGGTGGGAATCAAGAACCACGCGAAGGTGGCGCTCGTCATCAAGCGCGAAAACGGGAGAATGCGGAGCTACGTGCACGTCGGTACGGGCAACTACAACAGCAAGTCGGGACGTGAGTACACCGATCTGAGCCTCTTCTCGGCGCGCGAGGAAATCACCGCGGATGCGGCTGACCTGTTCAACGCGCTGACGGGCGGATCGCTTCCGCCAACCGGACTTTCACGTGGTGCGCTGGTGGCGCCACATCAGATGCGCGACGCGATACTGACGATGATCGAGCGCGAAGCCGCCCACGCACGCGCTGGGCGACCGGCACGAATAACGGCAAAGGTCAACGGACTTTCCGACGCTGAAGTTGTGCGCGCCCTGCTCTACGCGTCGTCTGACGGCGTGACGGTCGATCTGATCGTGCGCGGCATCTGCACACTTCGGCCGGGCGTTCCTGGCCGGTCCGAGCGTATTCGTGTCGTGTCAATAGTCGGGCGGCTGCTCGAGCACTCGCGCATTTACCGGTTCGAGAACGACGGCGTTCCCGAGGTATTCATCGGATCAGCGGACCTGCGCCCCCGAAATCTTCGCCGTCGCGTGGAGCTGCTGGTGCCGGTCGTGCAACGCGAGCATCAGCAGCAGCTCGATCGCATACTCGATCTGTACTTGAACGACCCCACCGGATGGGATCTCACCTCGAGTGGAGAGTACGTGCCGCGGCGAGGAAAGGGGCCGGGCGCACAGGAGGCGCTCATCGCCAGTCTGGACGCCGTTGCTTCTGCTGCAGAGGCAACCTAG